One genomic segment of Microbacterium sp. ProA8 includes these proteins:
- a CDS encoding rhamnan synthesis F family protein, which yields MVVVNGALTDAGRATLEPLADEILVRENRGFDIWGHKHALDHLGPRIEEFDELILTNDTWFGPVRPYGPVFTRMDASPVDFWGMTDHAREEPNPFTGEGVLFYHLQSFWIAVRRRMFMSAQWGAYWQRLPEMPGYFDAVLRHEAIFTEHFANAGFRHDVAFPSAEYPTDHPALFNPDLLLRDGCPLLKRRPFFHYPPFLDRHAVIGRELLGEVEGYGYPTGVIWQDVARNVAPRVANTNAGALEVLWDRALPDETVSAVPRLAVIVHVVDEQALDDIGAHVRNLPASSDLIVTAPPHIDSARIRERLGRDGAPRFARIDVRTLPRPEVNHMSALLIGCRDVLLDGSYDIVVKLIAASPRRRSFNADRYLARHQFDNLLNSPGYVANLMALFRREPGLGAVFPPTVLLGSSHLGAGWGRLRPRAESLAKKLRISVPFDDVSPLAPFGGMMVFRPEALRLLTEHAWQYSDYAPASPFPDAPLADTQELLIAYAMGERGFHCRTVLAREYADISHTALEFTLDQLSSTTPGYPVEQIQYLHRAGRVGRGSALDLARMYLRLNHPQATAAVASAARSAVHRLTSLGRRRGDVR from the coding sequence ATGGTGGTCGTGAACGGTGCCCTGACAGACGCGGGGCGCGCCACGCTCGAGCCTCTGGCAGACGAGATCCTCGTTCGCGAGAATCGCGGGTTCGATATCTGGGGCCATAAGCACGCCCTCGACCATCTCGGACCCCGCATCGAAGAGTTCGATGAGCTGATCCTGACCAACGACACGTGGTTCGGGCCTGTCCGCCCCTATGGTCCGGTCTTCACGCGGATGGATGCGAGTCCCGTCGACTTCTGGGGCATGACGGATCACGCGCGAGAGGAGCCGAACCCGTTCACCGGCGAGGGTGTCCTCTTCTATCACCTGCAGTCGTTCTGGATCGCGGTCAGGCGCAGGATGTTCATGTCCGCGCAGTGGGGTGCCTATTGGCAGCGACTGCCGGAGATGCCGGGCTACTTCGATGCCGTTCTGCGGCATGAGGCGATCTTCACCGAGCACTTCGCGAACGCGGGCTTCCGCCATGACGTCGCGTTCCCCTCGGCCGAGTATCCGACGGATCATCCGGCGCTCTTCAACCCCGACCTTCTGCTCCGTGATGGATGCCCACTGCTCAAGCGCCGGCCGTTCTTCCACTACCCCCCGTTCCTCGATCGCCACGCGGTGATCGGCCGAGAGCTGCTCGGCGAGGTGGAAGGCTATGGATACCCGACCGGGGTGATCTGGCAGGATGTCGCGCGCAACGTGGCTCCGAGAGTCGCGAACACGAATGCCGGAGCCCTCGAGGTCCTGTGGGATCGAGCCCTGCCGGACGAGACGGTCAGCGCCGTTCCACGGCTCGCCGTGATCGTCCACGTCGTCGACGAACAGGCGCTGGACGACATCGGTGCCCATGTCCGGAATCTCCCGGCATCGAGCGATCTGATCGTCACGGCTCCGCCGCACATCGATTCGGCGCGTATCCGCGAGCGGCTCGGGCGCGATGGCGCCCCGCGGTTCGCGCGCATCGACGTACGCACGCTACCCCGTCCGGAAGTGAACCATATGAGCGCGTTGCTCATCGGATGTCGCGACGTGCTGCTCGATGGAAGCTACGACATCGTGGTCAAGCTCATCGCGGCCAGTCCTCGTCGCAGATCGTTCAACGCGGACCGCTATCTCGCTCGGCATCAGTTCGACAATCTGCTGAACTCGCCTGGCTACGTGGCCAATCTCATGGCTCTGTTCCGGCGCGAGCCGGGGCTTGGCGCGGTCTTTCCGCCGACGGTGTTGCTCGGAAGCTCACACTTGGGCGCCGGATGGGGGCGTCTTCGGCCACGCGCAGAGTCGCTCGCGAAGAAACTGCGGATCAGCGTGCCGTTCGACGACGTATCGCCGCTTGCTCCCTTCGGCGGGATGATGGTGTTCCGACCGGAGGCCCTCCGGCTTCTCACGGAGCATGCCTGGCAGTACTCCGACTACGCGCCCGCCTCCCCGTTCCCGGACGCACCGCTCGCCGACACGCAGGAGCTCCTCATCGCCTACGCCATGGGTGAGCGGGGATTCCACTGCCGGACCGTCCTCGCGAGGGAGTATGCCGACATCAGCCATACCGCGCTGGAGTTCACGCTCGACCAGCTGTCCTCGACCACACCGGGATACCCCGTCGAGCAGATCCAGTATCTCCACCGCGCGGGACGGGTGGGTCGCGGGAGTGCGCTGGATCTCGCGCGCATGTATCTTCGCCTGAACCACCCGCAGGCTACCGCTGCGGTCGCCTCGGCGGCCCGCAGCGCTGTCCATCGGCTGACATCGCTCGGGCGACGCAGAGGAGATGTCCGATGA
- the rfbA gene encoding glucose-1-phosphate thymidylyltransferase RfbA: protein MRGIILAGGTGSRLHPITRGISKQLVPVYDKPMIYYPLSTLILAGIRDILVITTPQDAEQFRRLLGDGTVFGVSITYKTQPSPDGLAQAFILGEEHIGSEPVALVLGDNIFYGQGMGTRLRQYADLQGGVVFGYWVDDPSAYGVVEFDADGRVVSLAEKPASPKSNYAVPGLYFYDNDVIEIAKGLSPSPRGELEITDVNLAYLHRGDLKVELLPRGTAWLDTGTFDSLSEATDFIRTVEKRQGLSIGCPEEVAWRMGFLTDDELRERAEPLVKSGYGAYLLKALEQGRA, encoded by the coding sequence ATGCGCGGCATCATCCTCGCCGGTGGCACCGGCTCCAGGCTTCACCCGATCACACGGGGCATCTCGAAGCAGCTGGTTCCGGTCTATGACAAGCCGATGATCTATTACCCGCTCTCTACCCTGATCCTCGCGGGTATCCGAGACATCCTGGTCATCACGACCCCTCAAGATGCCGAGCAGTTCCGTCGTCTTCTCGGCGACGGCACGGTATTCGGCGTGTCGATCACGTACAAGACCCAGCCGTCACCCGATGGCCTTGCGCAGGCGTTCATCCTCGGCGAGGAGCACATCGGATCCGAACCCGTGGCTCTCGTGCTCGGCGACAACATCTTCTACGGACAGGGAATGGGCACCCGGCTGCGCCAGTATGCCGATCTCCAGGGTGGTGTGGTCTTCGGATACTGGGTGGATGACCCCAGTGCGTACGGCGTCGTGGAGTTCGACGCCGACGGCCGCGTCGTGTCCCTCGCGGAGAAGCCGGCGTCGCCGAAGAGCAACTACGCGGTTCCGGGTCTGTATTTCTATGACAACGACGTCATCGAGATCGCAAAGGGACTTTCGCCGTCTCCGCGCGGTGAGCTCGAGATCACCGACGTGAATCTCGCGTACCTCCATCGTGGCGACCTGAAGGTGGAGCTGCTGCCCCGGGGTACCGCATGGCTCGACACGGGAACGTTCGACTCGCTGAGCGAGGCGACCGACTTCATCCGCACCGTCGAGAAGCGGCAGGGGCTCTCGATCGGCTGCCCTGAGGAGGTCGCGTGGCGAATGGGATTCCTCACCGACGACGAGCTTCGTGAACGGGCCGAGCCTCTCGTCAAGAGCGGTTACGGCGCGTACCTGCTGAAGGCTCTCGAGCAAGGTCGCGCGTGA
- a CDS encoding rhamnan synthesis F family protein: MTDADLAGTRPRRLVVYAVWDRRGGIEDFIPYALARLRPHAERIVVVVNGSLTAAGRAKLADVCDEVLVRENRGYDIWAHKHAIDHLGARIDEFDEVILTNDTWFGPVREFDSVLERMDLSSADFWGMTDHPREAPNPFTKSGVLPYHLQSYWIAVRRRMVRSEAWAKYWRDLPQMPDYLDAVLTHEAVFTEHFTTRGFTSDVAFPTTAYPTNHPALFNPDLLLRDGCPTLKRRPLFHWPPFLDRHAVVGRWIIEQVEQYGYPVELIWRNLARTVEPRVLNANAALHEVLPDTDVAYDPASPFRIVALLHIFYPEMTDEMLDLADNLPGRYDLVITTPDAGRAAEISDIVSRREQRGDVDVRVLASNDGRDQSAFLIGCRDVLLGDRYDLVVKLHSKKTPQDGFNVGRHFKRQQFSNLLASRGYVANLLALFQKEPGLGLVYPPMIHIGYPTMGRGWWSNKPGFAKYCERLGIHVPLDEISPLAPFGSMYIARPESLRLLTEHDWTYGDFGGAEAYRDGGLAHILERMPSYAAAELGYHTRTVSTAEYLSISHTSMEFNLDHLSATTTGDSVDRIMLLKQAGYVGTGRPGDFVRMYFGLHPRVGRLLGWSIAGAVRGKQAVSRLRSRRG, encoded by the coding sequence ATGACCGACGCCGATCTGGCCGGGACGCGCCCCCGCCGTCTCGTCGTCTATGCCGTGTGGGATAGACGGGGTGGGATCGAGGACTTCATTCCGTATGCGTTGGCGCGGTTGCGTCCTCATGCGGAGCGGATCGTCGTCGTCGTGAACGGCTCGCTCACGGCTGCCGGCCGGGCGAAGCTCGCCGACGTGTGCGACGAGGTGCTCGTCCGAGAGAACCGCGGCTATGACATCTGGGCTCATAAGCATGCGATCGATCACCTCGGCGCCCGAATCGACGAATTCGACGAGGTGATTCTGACCAACGACACCTGGTTCGGGCCCGTCCGTGAGTTCGATTCCGTCCTCGAACGCATGGATCTCAGCAGCGCGGACTTCTGGGGCATGACGGATCATCCGCGCGAGGCGCCGAACCCGTTCACGAAGTCAGGTGTGCTCCCGTATCACCTGCAGTCGTATTGGATCGCCGTCCGTCGCCGCATGGTCCGGTCCGAGGCGTGGGCGAAGTACTGGCGGGATCTTCCGCAGATGCCCGACTACCTCGACGCCGTCCTCACTCATGAAGCAGTCTTCACCGAGCACTTCACAACCCGGGGCTTCACCTCCGATGTCGCATTCCCGACGACCGCGTATCCGACGAACCATCCGGCCCTCTTCAATCCCGATCTGCTTCTGCGAGACGGATGTCCGACGCTCAAGCGACGGCCGCTCTTCCACTGGCCGCCGTTCCTCGACCGGCACGCCGTGGTGGGTCGATGGATCATCGAGCAAGTGGAGCAGTACGGCTACCCGGTCGAGCTGATCTGGAGAAACCTCGCTCGCACGGTGGAGCCGAGAGTGCTCAACGCCAATGCCGCACTGCATGAGGTGCTCCCGGATACCGACGTCGCATATGACCCGGCGAGTCCTTTCCGCATCGTTGCGCTCCTGCACATCTTCTATCCGGAGATGACGGACGAGATGCTCGACTTGGCGGACAATCTGCCCGGCCGATATGACCTGGTCATCACGACTCCTGATGCCGGAAGGGCGGCCGAGATCAGCGACATCGTCTCGCGCAGGGAGCAGCGCGGAGACGTCGACGTGCGGGTGCTTGCCTCCAACGACGGCAGAGACCAGAGCGCCTTCCTGATCGGGTGTCGGGATGTGCTTCTCGGCGATCGCTACGATCTCGTGGTCAAGCTGCACTCGAAGAAAACGCCTCAAGACGGCTTCAACGTCGGCCGTCACTTCAAGCGCCAGCAGTTCTCGAACCTTCTCGCAAGCCGGGGATACGTCGCAAATCTGCTCGCCCTCTTCCAGAAGGAGCCTGGGCTCGGACTCGTGTACCCGCCCATGATCCACATCGGCTATCCGACGATGGGACGAGGATGGTGGTCGAACAAGCCGGGCTTCGCGAAGTACTGCGAACGTCTGGGGATCCACGTGCCGCTCGATGAGATCTCTCCCTTGGCGCCTTTCGGCTCCATGTACATCGCCCGCCCGGAGTCGCTGCGTCTTCTCACCGAGCACGACTGGACGTACGGCGACTTCGGTGGCGCCGAGGCATACCGCGACGGGGGACTGGCCCATATCCTCGAACGCATGCCGTCCTATGCGGCGGCGGAGCTCGGCTACCACACGCGCACAGTCTCCACCGCGGAATACCTGTCGATCAGCCACACGTCGATGGAGTTCAATCTCGATCATCTCTCGGCGACCACCACAGGTGACAGCGTCGACAGGATCATGCTGCTCAAGCAGGCCGGGTATGTCGGAACCGGGCGCCCAGGAGACTTCGTGCGCATGTACTTCGGTTTGCACCCTCGAGTCGGCCGGCTGCTGGGATGGAGCATCGCCGGGGCAGTCCGCGGCAAACAGGCCGTGAGCAGGCTTCGGTCGCGGAGAGGCTGA
- a CDS encoding glycosyltransferase codes for MDQRVAAASQVLLPTRSLESGRAPGYATATLLPELLDHARATMSQPAMWLILTAVTGRFPAADTVRRVRRSLRLDPPEEVERLVLSIATETASRSRIDLPMRIVTCPVIDVDTSGRSDYQSGIHRVVRETVSRWVQQHTVELAIWDDTHKVMRSAAPREVGRVTRFGGEFIAGVDDAPYEQELIVPWDTVVVLPDVPLGSPAEVLTGIAQCSGNLLTAIGYDLIPITSAETRPLHESTAAGEWLVPLKSAHRIAGISSSATAEFKGFARMLSAQGLPGPEVEEIRLPATMPPSWFTRAARVAHATPRIVVSGTREPHKNHDAVLYAAERLWEEGLDFEIRLVGGNGWTDRHLGDTITRLKAAGRSLVDLGRVSEEDLWNELADADAVVFLSLHEGYGLPVVEALAVGTPVLTTSYGSQGEIARDGGCLTADPRDEESIVTALRRLVTEPELRQSLALEAGERPRVSWDEYATALWDFLVADLEVTT; via the coding sequence GTGGATCAGCGCGTCGCCGCAGCGTCGCAGGTCCTGTTGCCGACTCGATCCCTCGAGTCGGGCCGTGCCCCCGGCTACGCGACCGCGACCCTGCTTCCCGAGTTACTCGACCACGCGAGGGCGACCATGAGTCAGCCGGCGATGTGGCTGATCCTGACCGCCGTCACCGGCAGATTCCCTGCGGCCGACACGGTGCGCCGTGTTCGGAGGTCGCTCCGGCTCGACCCACCCGAAGAGGTCGAGCGCCTCGTGCTGTCCATAGCGACCGAGACGGCGAGCAGGAGCCGGATCGATCTGCCCATGCGGATCGTCACCTGTCCTGTCATCGACGTCGACACGTCGGGGCGATCCGACTATCAGTCCGGGATTCACCGCGTCGTTCGCGAGACCGTCTCCCGCTGGGTTCAGCAGCACACCGTCGAGCTCGCCATCTGGGACGACACGCACAAGGTCATGCGATCCGCAGCCCCTCGTGAAGTCGGGCGTGTGACCCGATTCGGCGGTGAATTCATCGCCGGCGTCGACGACGCACCGTACGAGCAGGAGTTGATCGTGCCCTGGGACACCGTCGTCGTGCTGCCCGATGTTCCGCTCGGCAGCCCTGCCGAGGTGCTCACCGGAATCGCCCAGTGCTCCGGAAATCTGCTCACTGCGATCGGGTACGACCTGATCCCGATCACGAGCGCCGAGACGCGACCGCTGCACGAGTCGACGGCCGCCGGCGAGTGGCTCGTGCCGCTGAAGAGCGCCCACCGCATCGCGGGGATCTCGAGTTCGGCCACGGCCGAGTTCAAAGGGTTCGCGCGGATGCTCTCGGCACAAGGACTTCCGGGTCCAGAGGTGGAGGAGATCCGACTCCCCGCAACCATGCCGCCGAGCTGGTTCACGCGGGCGGCGCGGGTCGCCCACGCCACCCCGCGCATCGTCGTGTCGGGCACCCGTGAGCCGCACAAGAACCACGATGCCGTTCTGTACGCGGCAGAGCGTCTTTGGGAAGAAGGATTGGACTTCGAGATCCGCCTGGTGGGCGGCAATGGCTGGACCGACCGCCACCTCGGTGACACCATCACCCGCCTCAAGGCGGCGGGACGCTCGCTCGTCGACCTCGGCAGAGTGTCCGAGGAGGATCTCTGGAACGAGCTGGCGGATGCCGACGCTGTCGTGTTCCTTTCGCTTCACGAGGGCTACGGACTGCCCGTGGTCGAAGCACTCGCGGTCGGCACGCCGGTGCTGACGACGTCGTACGGGAGCCAGGGAGAGATCGCCCGTGACGGAGGCTGTCTGACGGCGGACCCCCGAGATGAGGAGTCCATCGTGACTGCGCTGCGCCGTCTGGTCACCGAACCCGAACTGCGGCAATCGCTGGCGCTCGAAGCAGGCGAACGACCGCGAGTTTCGTGGGATGAGTACGCCACCGCGCTCTGGGACTTCCTCGTCGCCGATCTGGAGGTGACGACGTGA
- a CDS encoding glycosyltransferase family 4 protein, with protein sequence MALDLVGLIPNRPWLFDGRPGRSSGPLLSRNPALVTLLDDLASRQAPDIVSAEVRRPDRNVIRDIARTAAEAGETLDQALSDLDEWLLQLLSPDDRTPVTRYLAGVHRARPDLVRTFPDVPGRDAGKLARWALDHGVHEPGYDPDLLRRAADLTLAAQPAPEKTNNKRPRGVNLVGYLSGELGIGTSARLMDAALEAAHIPTSTFSASVHLQSRATAAYRRSDGTRYDTSLIAVNADQTQTVAESLADVVARSYRIGMWYWEVESFPASRDAAFSHVDEVWVATDFIRDAIAQRATVPVRTVTPPLPQRTSVSPPEVAPRLGIPVDRPWFFFAFDYLSTIERKNPLGLIEAFARAFSPDDAEGPVLVIKTLNAGRRVGDAERLRLAAARRPDVIVIDEYLEPDELTALMARCTAYVSLHRAEGLGLTIAEAMAWGRPVVVSAYSGNMQFTNSRNAFLVPCTMTTIPMDAEPYPPGTRWGDPDLDQAAAVLRRIIDEPAAASAVGVRAAEDVRVLHSPAAAGERVNEALRAAWDRRDRLRARRALAPLRAYLRRLRSRVLRA encoded by the coding sequence GTGGCGCTCGACCTCGTCGGCCTGATCCCGAATCGGCCGTGGCTTTTCGACGGTCGCCCCGGCCGCTCGTCGGGTCCGCTCCTGAGTCGCAACCCGGCGCTCGTGACGTTGTTGGACGACCTCGCGTCACGCCAGGCGCCCGACATCGTCTCAGCCGAGGTTCGACGCCCCGATCGGAATGTCATCCGAGACATCGCCAGAACCGCGGCGGAGGCCGGAGAGACTCTGGATCAGGCGCTCTCGGATCTCGATGAGTGGCTGCTTCAGCTGCTCTCTCCCGATGACCGGACACCTGTCACCCGATATCTCGCCGGAGTGCATCGAGCACGGCCCGATCTCGTTCGCACGTTCCCCGATGTGCCGGGCAGGGACGCGGGTAAGCTCGCGCGCTGGGCCCTGGACCACGGCGTCCACGAGCCGGGCTACGATCCCGATCTGCTCCGTCGCGCAGCCGACCTCACGCTCGCCGCCCAGCCGGCGCCGGAGAAGACCAACAACAAGCGGCCGCGAGGTGTCAACCTCGTCGGTTATCTTTCCGGCGAGCTGGGGATCGGCACGTCGGCACGTCTGATGGACGCTGCCCTCGAAGCGGCTCACATTCCGACCAGCACATTCTCGGCCAGCGTGCATCTTCAGTCGCGAGCCACCGCTGCCTATCGACGGTCGGATGGCACTCGCTATGACACGTCGCTGATCGCGGTCAATGCCGACCAGACGCAGACGGTGGCAGAGTCGCTGGCGGACGTCGTGGCCAGGAGCTACCGCATCGGCATGTGGTACTGGGAGGTCGAGTCGTTTCCCGCTTCGCGGGACGCCGCCTTCTCCCATGTCGACGAGGTCTGGGTCGCGACGGATTTCATACGGGACGCGATCGCCCAGCGCGCCACCGTACCCGTGCGGACGGTGACGCCTCCTCTTCCGCAGCGAACGTCTGTCTCACCGCCCGAAGTCGCCCCCCGGCTCGGAATTCCGGTCGATAGGCCTTGGTTCTTCTTCGCGTTCGACTACCTGAGCACGATCGAACGCAAGAATCCGCTCGGCCTGATCGAGGCATTCGCGCGCGCCTTCTCGCCGGACGACGCCGAGGGGCCGGTTCTCGTCATCAAGACCCTCAACGCCGGCCGCCGGGTGGGGGACGCAGAGCGACTTCGTCTCGCCGCCGCGCGTCGACCCGACGTCATCGTGATCGACGAGTATCTGGAACCCGACGAACTCACGGCGCTCATGGCGAGGTGCACCGCATACGTGTCCCTGCACCGGGCAGAGGGCCTCGGGCTCACGATCGCAGAGGCCATGGCCTGGGGGCGACCAGTGGTCGTGAGCGCCTATTCGGGCAACATGCAATTCACGAACAGTCGGAATGCGTTCCTCGTCCCCTGCACGATGACGACCATTCCGATGGACGCCGAGCCCTACCCGCCCGGAACCCGGTGGGGCGATCCCGATCTGGATCAGGCAGCCGCGGTACTTCGTCGAATCATCGACGAGCCGGCGGCCGCATCGGCGGTGGGCGTTCGAGCCGCAGAAGACGTGCGCGTCCTGCACTCGCCTGCTGCCGCGGGGGAGCGTGTGAACGAGGCGCTTCGTGCCGCATGGGACCGACGCGACCGACTGCGCGCCCGCAGGGCGCTCGCCCCGCTGCGGGCGTACCTGCGCCGGCTGCGGTCACGGGTTCTCCGCGCGTAG
- a CDS encoding glycosyltransferase family 1 protein: MADTSTSTLATGIQRVVREVAKRWAAIETVRFTGWTKDWQSLRDLEASEMGRIQRGAPRTEDEDEAIADVVVVPWRTTYILLEVSAEPPRSERIRALARFSGCRTAALCYDLIPVTSSETASPGMTGVFAHYMAALKYFDRVSTISRATAVEYRGWREMLPAAGVPGPDIVPVLLPASVGDSDDAALNAARERLVIGRMPLILVVGSHEPRKNHLAILQAAEILWREGHSFSLSFIGSRSWRGDEYHDRLRQLQDQGRPVESITRASDTLLWAAYRLARFTVFPSLNEGFGLPVAESLAVGTPVITSDFGSTAEIAEDGGAILVDPRDDDDLTSAMRTLLTEEDTLDRLRSEAESRPRTSWDQYSRELWNAMLP; this comes from the coding sequence GTGGCCGACACGTCGACGTCGACGCTCGCAACGGGGATTCAGCGCGTCGTTCGTGAAGTCGCCAAACGGTGGGCCGCGATCGAAACCGTGCGCTTCACCGGCTGGACGAAGGACTGGCAATCGCTGCGCGACCTCGAAGCATCGGAGATGGGGCGGATCCAGCGCGGGGCCCCGCGCACGGAGGACGAGGATGAGGCGATCGCCGACGTCGTCGTCGTCCCCTGGCGCACGACCTACATTCTGCTGGAGGTCTCGGCCGAGCCGCCGCGCTCCGAACGCATCCGCGCATTGGCTCGCTTCAGTGGGTGCCGGACTGCGGCGCTGTGCTACGACCTCATCCCGGTGACCTCGAGCGAAACGGCCTCGCCGGGGATGACCGGCGTGTTCGCGCACTACATGGCCGCCCTCAAGTACTTCGATCGTGTCTCGACCATCTCGCGGGCCACAGCCGTCGAGTATCGAGGGTGGCGCGAGATGCTTCCCGCAGCAGGCGTGCCCGGACCCGACATCGTTCCGGTGCTGCTGCCCGCGTCAGTCGGCGACTCCGACGACGCGGCGCTGAATGCGGCGAGGGAGAGACTGGTCATCGGCAGGATGCCGTTGATACTCGTGGTGGGCAGCCATGAACCGCGCAAGAACCACCTGGCCATCCTCCAGGCGGCGGAGATCCTGTGGAGGGAGGGTCACTCGTTCTCGCTGAGCTTCATCGGGAGTCGTTCGTGGCGGGGCGACGAATACCACGATCGTCTCAGGCAGCTGCAGGACCAAGGACGTCCCGTCGAGTCGATCACCCGGGCCAGCGACACTCTGCTCTGGGCGGCCTATCGACTTGCGCGCTTCACCGTCTTCCCCTCCCTCAACGAAGGCTTCGGGCTGCCCGTGGCGGAATCCCTGGCGGTGGGAACGCCGGTCATCACGTCCGACTTCGGAAGCACCGCCGAGATCGCTGAAGACGGCGGTGCCATCCTCGTCGATCCGCGTGACGACGATGACCTGACCTCCGCCATGCGCACCTTGCTCACCGAGGAAGACACCCTCGACCGCCTGCGAAGCGAGGCGGAGAGCCGTCCGCGAACGAGTTGGGATCAGTACTCGCGCGAGCTGTGGAATGCGATGCTGCCGTAG
- the rfbB gene encoding dTDP-glucose 4,6-dehydratase yields the protein MRRLVVTGGAGFIGSNFVHHVIEHTDDHVTVLDKLTYAGNRASLDGLPEDRLTFVHGDIADASVVDELVADADAVVHYAAESHNDNSLHDPRPFLDTNIIGTYTLLEAVRRHGTRFHHISTDEVYGDLALDDPARFSESTPYNPSSPYSSTKAGSDLLVRAWVRSFGVQATISNCSNNYGPYQHVEKFIPRQITNVIRGIRPKLYGAGENVRDWIHAEDHSSAVLTILDKGVIGETYLIGADGEKDNKTVVELILELMGERADAYDHVTDRAGHDLRYAIDSTKLRTELGWTPRFRDFEAGLADTVRWYRDHESWWAGAKDGVEAFYAAKGQ from the coding sequence ATGCGCAGACTCGTCGTCACCGGCGGCGCCGGATTCATCGGCTCCAACTTCGTCCATCATGTGATCGAGCACACAGACGACCATGTGACGGTGCTCGACAAGCTCACCTACGCGGGCAACCGTGCATCGCTCGACGGCCTTCCGGAGGACCGTCTCACGTTCGTGCACGGCGACATCGCCGACGCGTCCGTCGTGGACGAGCTCGTCGCCGACGCCGATGCGGTCGTGCACTACGCCGCGGAGTCGCACAACGACAATTCGCTGCACGACCCCCGCCCGTTCCTCGACACGAACATCATCGGCACGTACACGCTCCTTGAGGCTGTGCGCCGCCACGGCACCCGCTTCCACCACATCTCCACCGACGAGGTCTACGGCGACCTCGCGCTCGACGATCCGGCTCGCTTCTCGGAGTCGACGCCCTACAACCCCTCCAGTCCTTACTCCTCGACCAAAGCGGGCAGCGACCTCCTTGTGCGCGCCTGGGTCCGTTCCTTCGGAGTGCAGGCGACCATCTCGAACTGCTCCAACAACTACGGTCCTTACCAGCACGTCGAGAAGTTCATCCCGCGGCAGATCACGAACGTCATCCGAGGCATCCGTCCGAAGCTCTACGGCGCGGGTGAGAACGTGCGCGATTGGATCCACGCAGAGGACCACTCGTCGGCCGTCCTGACGATTCTCGACAAGGGGGTCATCGGCGAGACGTATCTGATCGGTGCCGACGGCGAGAAGGACAACAAGACCGTGGTGGAACTGATCCTCGAGCTCATGGGGGAACGTGCCGATGCGTACGACCATGTGACGGATCGGGCCGGCCACGACCTCCGGTACGCGATCGACTCGACGAAGCTGCGCACCGAGCTCGGATGGACACCGAGGTTCCGGGATTTCGAGGCCGGTCTCGCCGACACGGTCCGCTGGTATCGCGATCATGAGTCCTGGTGGGCGGGTGCCAAGGACGGCGTCGAGGCGTTCTACGCAGCGAAGGGTCAGTGA
- a CDS encoding FkbM family methyltransferase yields MDALPDVITGRPSRGFETEGARVVSAGRYQTMLAPGGEPCADEDLTSRPDMIGVMSDIPFVSYAQNAEDVVLWRTLGHVKEGRYVDVGANHPRTDSVTRAFYERGWRGITVEPLGDFVALQRAERPRDIQVQAAAAEADSDAMTLHSVPGTGLSTIVNEVDERNRMDGWTVEDIEVEARTLTRILDDAGDDFDEIHFMVIDLEGAEGQALSGLDLQRWRPWILVVEATQPNSMVPTHEEWEDSLIAAGYSFCLFDGLSRFYVAAEHRETLEASLSYPAGVLDHYIPLKQEQLQRDIEQLQDQLEDAERQLTRWRHKALIEWAEIAAAATADSERIARELDGLHGSLSWRVTEPLRSARRMIGRVL; encoded by the coding sequence ATGGATGCACTCCCCGACGTCATCACCGGGCGGCCGTCACGGGGATTCGAGACCGAAGGAGCTCGAGTCGTGTCGGCTGGTCGATACCAGACGATGCTCGCACCGGGCGGAGAGCCGTGCGCTGACGAAGACCTCACATCGCGCCCGGATATGATCGGCGTCATGTCGGACATCCCATTCGTTTCGTACGCCCAGAACGCGGAAGATGTCGTCCTCTGGCGTACTCTCGGGCACGTCAAGGAGGGTCGCTACGTCGATGTGGGCGCGAACCACCCCCGCACCGACTCGGTCACCCGAGCGTTCTACGAGCGAGGCTGGCGAGGCATCACCGTCGAGCCGCTGGGTGACTTCGTGGCCCTCCAGCGTGCCGAGCGACCACGCGACATCCAAGTGCAGGCGGCCGCGGCCGAAGCCGACTCCGACGCGATGACCCTCCATTCGGTGCCCGGCACCGGGCTTTCGACCATCGTGAATGAGGTGGACGAGCGCAATCGGATGGACGGTTGGACGGTTGAGGACATCGAGGTGGAAGCGCGGACGCTGACGCGGATTCTCGACGATGCCGGCGATGACTTCGACGAGATCCACTTCATGGTCATCGACCTCGAGGGCGCCGAGGGGCAAGCGCTGAGCGGACTCGACCTGCAGAGATGGCGACCCTGGATCCTCGTGGTCGAAGCCACTCAACCGAACTCGATGGTTCCCACCCATGAGGAGTGGGAGGATTCCCTGATCGCGGCCGGATATTCGTTCTGCCTGTTCGACGGCCTGTCGAGGTTCTACGTCGCCGCCGAGCATCGGGAGACCTTGGAGGCGTCGCTGTCGTACCCCGCGGGCGTGCTCGACCACTACATCCCTCTCAAGCAGGAGCAGCTGCAGCGCGACATCGAACAGCTTCAGGATCAGCTTGAGGACGCAGAGCGCCAGCTCACCCGATGGCGGCACAAGGCACTCATCGAATGGGCGGAGATCGCCGCCGCCGCCACGGCGGACAGCGAGCGCATCGCCCGCGAGCTGGATGGGTTGCACGGAAGCCTGTCCTGGCGCGTCACTGAGCCGCTGCGATCGGCGCGCCGAATGATCGGGCGCGTACTTTGA